One window of the Bubalus bubalis isolate 160015118507 breed Murrah chromosome 8, NDDB_SH_1, whole genome shotgun sequence genome contains the following:
- the YKT6 gene encoding synaptobrevin homolog YKT6 isoform X1, whose translation MKLYSLSVLYKGESKTVLLKAAYDVSSFSFFQRSSVQEFMTFTSQLIVERSAKGSRASVKEQEYLCHVYVRNDSLAGVVIADSEYPSRVAFTLLEKVLDEFSKQVDRIDWPTGSPDTIKYAGLDSQLSRYQNPREADPMTKVQAELDETKIILHNTMESLLERGEKLDDLVSKSEVLGIQSKAFYKTARKQNSCCAIM comes from the exons ATGAAGCTGTACAGCCTAAGCGTCCTGTATAAAGGCGAATCCAAGACGGTGCTGCTCAAGGCCGCATACGATGTGTCCTCCTTCAGCTTTTTTCAGAGATCCAG CGTCCAGGAGTTCATGACCTTCACAAGTCAGCTGATTGTGGAGCGCTCAGCGAAAGGCAGCCGAGCTTCTGTGAAGGAACAAG AATATCTGTGCCATGTCTACGTGAGAAATGACAGTCTTGCGGGAGTGGTCATTGCTGACAGTGAATACCCATCCCGGGTGGCTTTTACCTTGCTAGAGAAG GTGCTAGACGAATTCTCCAAGCAGGTCGACAGGATAGACTGGCCAACTGGATCCCCTGATACCATCAAGTACGCAGGCCTGGACAGTCAACTCAGTAGATACCAG AACCCCCGAGAAGCTGACCCCATGACTAAAGTGCAGGCTGAACTGGATGAGACCAAGATCATCCTG CACAACACCATGGAGTCTTTATTAGAACGAGGTGAGAAGCTCGATGACCTGGTATCCAAATCCGAAGTGTTGGGAATACAGTCTAAAGCCTTCTATAAAACG GCCCGGAAACAAAACTCGTGCTGTGCAATCATGTGA
- the YKT6 gene encoding synaptobrevin homolog YKT6 isoform X2: MKLYSLSVLYKGESKTVLLKAAYDVSSFSFFQRSSVQEFMTFTSQLIVERSAKGSRASVKEQEYLCHVYVRNDSLAGVVIADSEYPSRVAFTLLEKVLDEFSKQVDRIDWPTGSPDTIKYAGLDSQLSRYQNPREADPMTKVQAELDETKIILVWVTVLMLTCGGGAKGSTLL, translated from the exons ATGAAGCTGTACAGCCTAAGCGTCCTGTATAAAGGCGAATCCAAGACGGTGCTGCTCAAGGCCGCATACGATGTGTCCTCCTTCAGCTTTTTTCAGAGATCCAG CGTCCAGGAGTTCATGACCTTCACAAGTCAGCTGATTGTGGAGCGCTCAGCGAAAGGCAGCCGAGCTTCTGTGAAGGAACAAG AATATCTGTGCCATGTCTACGTGAGAAATGACAGTCTTGCGGGAGTGGTCATTGCTGACAGTGAATACCCATCCCGGGTGGCTTTTACCTTGCTAGAGAAG GTGCTAGACGAATTCTCCAAGCAGGTCGACAGGATAGACTGGCCAACTGGATCCCCTGATACCATCAAGTACGCAGGCCTGGACAGTCAACTCAGTAGATACCAG AACCCCCGAGAAGCTGACCCCATGACTAAAGTGCAGGCTGAACTGGATGAGACCAAGATCATCCTG GTCTGGGTCACTGTCTTGATGCTCACATGTGGGGGAGGAGCCAAAGGAAGCACTTTGCTGTGA